A window of Fibrobacter sp. UBA4297 contains these coding sequences:
- a CDS encoding ABC transporter substrate-binding protein: MNFKKLLKVAVAVALAFSTSTFAAKKDNVVKIAYFTGALCEAPFQIAMLKGYFKEEFAKIGQKFEMVRVGENTTLNELVVTGKADAGFDLLATRLQPIENGLPITFVTGLHTGCTKFYVKKGSSINSVKDSKGKKIGVVGLTDSSVMQYRRRLRDAGIISEGAEAEVEFVVYTANDLPIALEKGAVDIIGLHDPIAATAEEQYGFKKILDTTTDEKLGLEYCCQAFVTLKLLKKNPKAAAAIRIAAQRGAAYVAAEPRKVAQLQIDNEIVAGKVDFNAKLLESYNFVPSAALGLETFKKVARELQATGVLKKKTNIEKFIKDHYVNFEDYGIKLPDGYVYDPKTEQFTEVWEVPDPSILRRKM, from the coding sequence ATGAATTTCAAAAAACTGCTTAAAGTTGCTGTAGCCGTCGCTCTCGCGTTCAGCACATCCACCTTTGCCGCTAAAAAAGACAATGTTGTAAAGATTGCCTACTTTACTGGCGCTCTTTGCGAAGCCCCCTTCCAGATTGCCATGCTTAAAGGGTACTTCAAGGAAGAATTTGCAAAAATCGGCCAGAAGTTCGAAATGGTCCGCGTGGGCGAAAATACCACTTTGAACGAACTCGTCGTGACTGGCAAGGCTGATGCGGGCTTCGACTTGCTTGCCACCCGTCTCCAGCCGATTGAAAATGGCCTCCCGATTACCTTTGTGACGGGGCTTCATACCGGTTGCACCAAGTTCTACGTGAAGAAAGGCTCGTCTATCAATAGTGTCAAGGACTCCAAAGGCAAAAAGATTGGTGTCGTTGGCCTTACGGACAGTTCCGTGATGCAGTACCGCCGCCGCCTCCGCGACGCGGGCATCATCTCCGAAGGTGCCGAAGCTGAAGTCGAGTTCGTTGTTTACACCGCTAACGACTTGCCGATCGCTCTCGAAAAAGGCGCAGTCGATATCATCGGCCTCCATGACCCGATTGCTGCGACTGCCGAAGAACAGTACGGCTTCAAGAAGATTCTCGATACCACCACCGACGAAAAGTTGGGACTTGAATACTGCTGCCAGGCTTTCGTGACCCTGAAGCTCCTCAAGAAGAACCCGAAGGCTGCCGCCGCTATCCGCATTGCCGCTCAGCGTGGCGCTGCATACGTGGCCGCAGAACCGCGCAAGGTTGCCCAGCTCCAGATCGACAACGAAATTGTTGCTGGCAAGGTCGATTTCAACGCCAAGCTTCTCGAATCCTATAACTTTGTGCCGTCGGCCGCTCTCGGGCTCGAGACATTCAAGAAGGTCGCTCGCGAATTGCAGGCTACAGGCGTTCTCAAGAAGAAGACCAACATCGAAAAGTTCATCAAGGACCATTACGTGAACTTTGAAGATTACGGTATCAAGCTGCCTGACGGTTATGTTTATGACCCCAAGACCGAGCAGTTTACCGAGGTTTGGGAAGTCCCCGATCCATCTATTCTCAGACGGAAGATGTAG